In the Phaeobacter gallaeciensis genome, one interval contains:
- a CDS encoding ATP-binding protein → MPATATTADLRLALEQERAARQEAEAANQAKSAFLAVMSHEIRTPLNGVLGMAEVLADSGMREDQKQALDTIADSGNLLLTIVNDILDLSKVEAGKLELEMMPTCVTEVFHSLCRQFRPRVEAKGLSFTSVLSGLMAREEVWAELDPTRLTQVLGNLLANALKFTSEGAVTFTVHAREVTNGCVALDFRIRDTGSGIHAAQHKKLFSPFAQAEVSVNRLHGGTGLGLVVAQQICREMGGGIDFTSAAGEGSEFHVSLVLQSTEPSAEDPAQDELDWSNEVLQRHRWRVLAAEDNLTNQLVLRHLLKEFDLDLTILPDGAELCALWRAGGADLILMDVNMPVMDGVAATSEIRRAEREEGCAPVPIIAISANAMAHQIEGYLAQGMTAHVAKPTRKSDLVAAMARALAGSSLP, encoded by the coding sequence TTGCCCGCAACAGCAACAACTGCCGATCTGCGCCTTGCACTTGAGCAGGAACGGGCCGCTCGGCAGGAGGCCGAAGCGGCCAACCAGGCCAAGTCGGCCTTCCTGGCAGTGATGAGCCATGAAATCAGGACGCCGTTGAACGGCGTTCTGGGCATGGCCGAGGTGCTGGCCGACAGCGGCATGCGCGAGGATCAGAAACAGGCGCTTGATACCATCGCTGACAGCGGCAATCTGTTGCTGACCATCGTCAATGACATTCTGGATCTCTCCAAGGTCGAAGCGGGTAAGCTTGAACTGGAGATGATGCCAACCTGCGTGACTGAGGTATTTCACTCCCTCTGCCGCCAGTTTCGCCCCCGGGTCGAAGCAAAGGGCCTGTCCTTTACCAGCGTGCTGAGCGGGCTGATGGCCCGCGAAGAGGTCTGGGCTGAACTGGATCCGACGCGGCTTACTCAGGTTTTGGGCAATCTTCTGGCCAATGCGCTGAAGTTCACTTCCGAAGGGGCCGTAACCTTTACCGTGCATGCGCGGGAGGTAACAAACGGCTGTGTGGCGCTGGATTTCAGAATCCGCGATACCGGCAGTGGCATCCACGCGGCGCAGCACAAGAAACTATTCAGTCCCTTTGCTCAGGCCGAGGTCAGCGTGAACCGGCTGCATGGCGGGACCGGGCTGGGGCTGGTGGTGGCGCAGCAGATCTGCCGGGAAATGGGCGGCGGGATCGATTTCACCAGTGCAGCCGGGGAGGGCAGCGAATTCCATGTCTCACTGGTGTTGCAAAGCACCGAACCCAGTGCGGAGGATCCGGCGCAGGACGAACTGGACTGGAGCAATGAGGTGTTGCAGCGTCACCGCTGGCGGGTTCTGGCGGCTGAGGACAATCTGACCAATCAACTGGTCCTGCGCCACCTGCTGAAGGAGTTCGATCTGGATCTGACCATTCTGCCGGATGGCGCCGAGCTCTGTGCGCTCTGGCGGGCGGGTGGCGCTGATCTGATCCTGATGGACGTGAACATGCCCGTTATGGACGGTGTTGCCGCAACCAGTGAGATCCGCCGCGCCGAACGTGAAGAGGGGTGTGCGCCGGTGCCGATCATTGCCATTTCGGCCAATGCGATGGCGCATCAGATCGAGGGCTATCTGGCGCAGGGCATGACGGCGCATGTGGCCAAACCAACCCGCAAATCCGACCTTGTTGCGGCAATGGCGCGCGCGCTTGCCGGGAGCAGCCTGCCCTGA